The sequence below is a genomic window from Sphingobium sp. EP60837.
TACCACCCGCGCTGCCCGCCGGTTCGTCGATCAGCAGCAGGAGCATCGGCCCGTCCTGGCCACCCCCCTGATTACCCGCAGGCTGCGTTGTTCGCCGCAATGGCACCTGGAGGAGCCGCAGCGGCAAGCCGCCCGACTCTTCGCGGGCCAGGAACAGCCGCCCCTTGTCATCCACACGCATATGAGCGGCGAAGTCACGCCCCGTGATATTCGCGTCGATGCGCCCCGCCGCGCGCAACAGGAAGGCGCCGTTCGCGGCGCGGATCCGCCCTTCGCCGCCGATCATGACCGCCATGATCCCAGCCTCGCCCATTTGCCGTCCGGCGTCGCCAGTCAGCAGCCTGTGCACGTCGTCGAGGGCATTGGGCTGACGCACCGGGGTGAAGCGCCAGAGCAGATAATCTTCTGATCGGCCGGTGCGGCATATGTCCACATCAAGCCGCAGCGCGCCCTGCGCCATGCCTTCCACCCGCGCTTCGCCATCCCGCCACGCACCACGTGCGGCTGCGCTCAGGCTTTCCGACAAGCCGGGTTCAGCCGTGATATTGGGAGGCGTGGGAAAACCGGGAAACCATTCGCCAAAGAGGTCGCTCGCACAGACCAGCCGCCCGGCCCGGTCCGTCACCGCGATCGCCATGTTGGACGCGTCCGCGGCAACACGCGCCACCGTCCAGTCCGGCATCGCCTCACGATCGGCGGCTTCTTCAGGAAATAGGCGGCGATACCAGTTGAGCAGCGCCGCAGCCGCCAGTACCATGGCGGCAAAACCCGCCGCCAGCGCCCGGTCCCCGACAGCATAGATGACGAGGGCGGCCGATAGCAGCGCAGCCAGGATCAGCAGCGGCAGGGACAGGCGTGATGGGCTTTCGCCTGTCCACGCTTCCTCATCCCTTTTGACGCGCGAGGCCATGGCCCGGCCTTCCCCCTTGAAAACGCATGGACAGTTTCGCCGCCGTCAGACGGGAGCGACTTCTTCCAATGCGCTGCTTTCGGGTGCCTTGCCAATCCTCAATTTGCGCGCATGCCATTTCCGGCCCATGCGATGACGCCAGATCCAATCCGCGATGAAGTAACCAACAACCGCCACCGCGATGGAGATCAGCGTGAGTCCGAACAGCATCGCGGGCGCCGCTTCGGAAAAGAGCCATGCGACCCACTGACGAATTGTTGCATGATCGTTGACCAGCGCCATGAAACCCGATGCGTCGGCGGTCCGCCCCAGCATCCAGTTGCCGATATAGACCGATACCCAAAGAATGAGCGGCGTCGTCGCGGGATTGGACAGGAAGGTCATTGCCGCGGCGATCGGAATATTGGCGCGGAAAGGCAGTGCCAGCAGCGCCGCGCCGGCAATCTGGATACCAGGGATCAACAGAAAGATGCCGACCAGCAACCCCAGCGCTACGCCGCGCGGCACCGAGCGCCGGGTAAAACGCCAGAGCGACGGCTCTAAAACGCGGTGGGCCACGGGGGCGAGGAAACGATTATCTTCGAGCGATTCGCGCGTCGGAGCATGAGCATGCCACCAGCGGCTGAGCCTGTTGTCCATCAGCGATGCGCCTTCATGATGCGCTGCTGATCGCGCTTCCAGTCGCGCTCCTTGATCGTTTCCCGCTTGTCGTGAGTCTTCTTGCCCTTGGCAAGC
It includes:
- a CDS encoding DUF2062 domain-containing protein, with product MDNRLSRWWHAHAPTRESLEDNRFLAPVAHRVLEPSLWRFTRRSVPRGVALGLLVGIFLLIPGIQIAGAALLALPFRANIPIAAAMTFLSNPATTPLILWVSVYIGNWMLGRTADASGFMALVNDHATIRQWVAWLFSEAAPAMLFGLTLISIAVAVVGYFIADWIWRHRMGRKWHARKLRIGKAPESSALEEVAPV